A genomic region of Haliotis asinina isolate JCU_RB_2024 chromosome 1, JCU_Hal_asi_v2, whole genome shotgun sequence contains the following coding sequences:
- the LOC137277918 gene encoding uncharacterized protein: MFWLDLGDFLLQSLHYNYDVVNYLSLQYSYDVVNYLSLQYSYDIVNSLPLQYSYDIVNSLSLHYSYDIVNYLSLHYNYDVVNYLSLHYSYDIVNSLSLHYSCDIVNYLSLHYSYDIVNYLSLHCNYDIVNYLSLHYNYDVVNSLSLQYSYDIVNYLSLHYNYDIVNYLSLQYSYDVVNYLSLHYSYDIVNYLSLQYSYDIVNYLSLHYNYDIVNYLSLHYNYDIVNYLSLHYSYDIVNYLSLHYNYDIVNYLSLHDSYELSVTQQQGIIISKRDKPRNL, encoded by the coding sequence ATGTTTTGGCTTGACTTGGGAGACTTTCTGTTACAATCCCTACATTACAACTATGATGTTGTGAACTACCTGTCCCTACAGTACAGCTATGATGTTGTGAACTACCTGTCCCTACAGTACAGCTATGATATTGTGAACTCCCTGCCCCTACAGTACAGCTATGATATTGTGAACTCCCTGTCCCTACATTACAGCTATGATATTGTGAACTACCTGTCCCTACATTACAACTATGATGTTGTGAACTACCTGTCCCTACATTACAGCTATGATATTGTGAACTCCCTGTCCCTACAttacagctgtgatattgtgaACTACCTGTCCCTACATTACAGCTATGACATTGTGAACTACCTGTCCCTACATTGCAACTATGATATTGTGAACTACCTGTCCCTACATTACAACTATGATGTTGTGAACTCCCTGTCCCTACAGTACAGCTATGATATTGTGAACTACCTGTCCCTACATTACAACTATGATATTGTGAACTACCTGTCCCTACAGTACAGCTATGATGTTGTGAACTACCTGTCCCTACATTACAGCTATGATATTGTGAACTACCTGTCCCTACAGTACAGCTATGATATTGTGAACTACCTGTCCCTACATTACAACTATGATATTGTGAACTACCTGTCCCTACATTACAACTATGATATTGTGAACTACCTGTCCCTACATTACAGCTATGATATTGTGAACTACCTGTCCCTACATTACAACTATGATATTGTGAACTACCTGTCCCTACATGACAGCTATGAACTATCTGTAACACAGCAACAAGGAATTATAATTTCAAAGCGAGATAAGCCAAGAAATCTGTAA